The DNA window GGCATCGGAAGCCATCGAAGCGCGGTTCGACACCATGCTCGCCGCCGTCGCCGAGCCGGAGGCCCGCCGGTACATCGAGCAGTTGATTCACAGCGACCTGGCGACCGAACCGTGCCTGACAAGCACGTCCTACGGACTGCAGAACTACCTGATGAATGACCCGGCGTACATGCGGATCTACGGCATCGAAGGGGGCAACGAACAACTGCCCCGCGCGCTGGCGTCGCGGATCGACGCCACGTTCTGCCTTGGGCACAAGGTCGTCGGCGTCGCCGGCACCGACGACGGCAGATTGCGTGTCGAGAGCGATCACAACGGGCTTCGCCGACGGGACGAATTCGACTTCGTCGTGGTGGCGCTTCCCCATGGTCACCTGCGATCGATCGAGTTCCGCGGCGATCGGCTGGCGGCGGCGATGCAGAAGCACCACGCCTACTACGACCATCCCGCCCACTACCTGCGCATCACCGCACTGTTCGAACGGCCCTTCTGGCGCGAGTGCTTCACCGATTCGTACTGGATGCTCGATCGGTTTGGCGGCTGCTGCCTGTATGACGAGTCTTCCCGTGAGCCGGCGGGAACCCACGGCGTGCTTGGATGGCTCCTGGGCGGGACCGCCGCCGAGCAGATGAGCCGACAGACAGACGAACAACTGATCGCCGAGGCGATCGATTCGCTGCCCTCGTTTCTCGCTCACGGCCGGGACTACTTCATTGAGGCGCGGGTGCATCGCTGGGTCGGCGCAGTCAACGCGATGCCCGGCGGCGCCGCCGCCCGCAGCCTCGACCGCCGGCACCAGCCCGAGCCGACCGACCACCCGAACCTGTTCGTCGTCGGCGACTACATGCTCGATTCGACGCTCAACGGCGTGCTGGATTCGGCCCAGTACGTTGCAGCCTGGCTCGCGACAACAATGCTCGAAAACGCCGAAACGCTTCACGCTGAAAGGTAGCCGATGGTCGTTCACGAGACTGCCGAGACCCTGGCAACAGGTTCCCCGCTGAAAGGTTGTTTGCCACACGGATTGCCCGAAAACGCGGAGGTCCTGGATATCGCGTTCCTCGCCGATCGCTCGGCCGAGCAGATCGTCGTGCTCGAGTTCCCGCATGCCATCCGGTGCCGTGCCGTCCGCGTCGCGCCCCCGGCCGACGGATCCGCCGGCGGCGCGTCCCCGAACATCGATCTGTCCGTTCTGGCGATTCCGACGAGCGATCACCAGGACGAAGTTCTGTTGCGGGCGGCGGGCACGTGGGTCGGTCAAGGCGGAGCGGTCGCCGCGGAACAGGTCCAGCTCATGACGCTGCAAGGCGCCCAGATCCTCTGGTGCGGGCCACGCGTCGCCGTCATGGCGCAACCCGAACGCATTCAAACCGTCCGCGCCGCGATGATCGAGGCGTTTTATTACCAGACGGAACTGGCCGACATCGAACGCACCCTCGGCGAAGCCTGGCCACAACTGGAAGGCGACATGCCGCTGGCGTTCGAGTTCAACAATCGGGCGATCAGTCGCCGTAACCAGCTTCTCCAGCGTTTCCAGCAGGTCCTGAAGATCCGCGTACGCTTGGCCAGGCTCGGGCCGCTGGTGCACAGCCCCCACGTGCATCCGGCCACGCTGGCAAGCCAGATCGGCGAGCGGTTCCGGGAACGCACCCGGATGGTTCACCGGCACGAGGCCCTGGGCGAGCAGTTGGAAGTGTTTGAAAAGGTCTACGAATCGTGCGGCCAGCGGGTCAGTGATTTCATGCTCAGCCGGTCGAGCACGACGCTGGAGTGGGTCATCATCGTGCTGCTGGTCGTGCAACTGGTTCTCAACGGGGTCGAGTACCTTGTGGGCCTGAGTCCGTGAACGCCAGCCTCGGCCGTCCCTTCCCCCGCGCCTGATCGACCGCAGCGACCGCAAACCCGCCGTGCGTGCCGCCTCGACAGGCTATTGATTGTTCTGAAATCTGGCTAACTCATGCGCTACGGCTCGATCGACATCCTTCGGACGGTCGCCATCTTCGTGATGGTCTTCGTTCACTTCGGCGAGAATCTTTCCGGGTACACGCTGCCGATTGCGGGGCTGGGCGCGCCGCTGTTCGCGTTCCTTTCCGGCGTCAGCTATGTGCTCTGGGTGAACGGCCAGCACGCCCGCGGCGCAAGCGAACTTAAGATCACCAAGGTCTCCGTGCGGCGCGGACTGTTCGTCTTCGTGACCGGCTTTGTCTTTAACGTGTTCGTCTGGCTTCCCGAGGATACCTTCAACTGGGACGTGTTGACGTTCATCGGTGCGGCGCTGTTGTTGCTCAACCTGCTCCGCAAACTTCCGCTGTCGATCTCAGTTCTCGTTGCCGTGCTGGCACTGGGAATCAGTCCGATCCTTCGCGGTTTGGCGCATTACCCGTCGTACTGGGTGAACGGTTACTACGACGCCGATCTGACCCTGTCCGATGTGCTGATCGGCTTCTTCACGACCGGCTACTTTCCGCTATTCCCGTGGATCGCCTACTCGATCGCCGGGCTGGTGACGGCGACCCTGATGTTCCCGCCCGCCGACAGCGCCTTGGACGCCACGCCGGGCGTGGGACTGTCACCTGCGGGGCCGGCGACATTGCCCGCGACCCCATCGTGGCGGTCGGTCTTGATGGTGGGGTTGGGGATGATCGCGACATCGGCGGTGCTGCTGGCGGTCCGGCCGTTCGTGCCGACGCCGGTCGGCAAGCACCTCCTGGGCGGCTGGACGATGTTCCCGCCGACGATCGAATACGTGCTCGCGACCATGGGAATGGCGTTGTCGCTGTTCGGGGTCGGGCATCGGTGGATCGACGACAATCCACGGATCTTGCGGCACACAGGCCTGCTGAGCATCGCCAAGACCTTCAGCCGATACTCCCTGACGATCTACGTGCTGCACCATGTCGTTCACCTGTGGCCACTCTGGATTTACGGCCTGGCGATGGGACAGGAGCCGACCCATTACTGGAAGATCGCGATGCCGATGTCGATGTCGATGCCGCTGGCGGCTCTGTTTCTGGGGTGCTGCTATGCGTGGTTCCGCTGGGTCGGTTCTGATGAACGGCGGGGGATCGAGTCGATGATGCGATGGGTGTGCGATTAGCCCCCTTGTCCCCTCGGTCGATTTCAGTACGATCGCCTGACCAACCAAGCGCCGTGAATTGAACGCATGATGCCACCCCAGAGGACCTGAGCATGTTCGGCTTCCGCAAAAGCGAAGAGCCGCTGGCGGGTCCGCGCGTCAGCAGCAAGTACTGCACGGACAAGTTCAGCGGGAAATACCCGCACGTGGGCCTGTACGACTGCCGCGACCGTAAGGTATGGGTCTGCAAGCCTTTGGGTGGCCAGGCGATCCGTACGTCGCACGCCCGCCTCATCACCGGTGCCGACAACGCCACCAGCACCGTCTGGAAAGACCGCTTCATCTGCTTCTGGTTCTACACCCCCGACACCGGCGAAGGTTTTATCCACGGCTACCCGATTGACTGGGAAGAAGCTCACCTGCTGGTTCGTATCGACCCCAACTGGGACTACGACCGCCAGAAGTACATCCAGCCCGAACTGACCGACCACGTCGAGGCGAACCTGGAACGGCAGTTCAAGCACGGCGAGCGGATATTCGAGTTCTTCAAGGCGGGAAAGCACCCGTACCCCATCAGCCTGCACTACATTGGCCAGCGCGCGACCGATTCGCTGTTCTACGTGAAGCGTGCGGAAAAGACGTAGGGGCCGCCCTGGCGGACGGGGCGTAAGGGCGATTCAGCGCGTCCCGCCGATTCAGAGTTCCGCGTCCGCCAAGGCGGACCCTACTTTGCGGCTTGATCCGAAAACCGCTTTCGGAAGAATGCGACCGGCGGACGAATACCCGCCGGAAGAAGAAAGAAAGAATCATGGCAGATCCCATTGCAGCATTGGTCCCCAACATTCGCACGTTCCAGGTCTTTCCGGATGTGCCCGATCCGCTCGAGCCGCTGCTGGAGATGGCCAAGAATCTCTGGTGGGTCTGGAACCCCGACGCCGCCGAGCTTTTCCGCCGGCTCGACCACCTGCTCTGGGAAGAGGTCCATCACAATCCAGTGAAACTGCTGGGCGCGATCGAGC is part of the Humisphaera borealis genome and encodes:
- a CDS encoding heparan-alpha-glucosaminide N-acetyltransferase domain-containing protein, producing MRYGSIDILRTVAIFVMVFVHFGENLSGYTLPIAGLGAPLFAFLSGVSYVLWVNGQHARGASELKITKVSVRRGLFVFVTGFVFNVFVWLPEDTFNWDVLTFIGAALLLLNLLRKLPLSISVLVAVLALGISPILRGLAHYPSYWVNGYYDADLTLSDVLIGFFTTGYFPLFPWIAYSIAGLVTATLMFPPADSALDATPGVGLSPAGPATLPATPSWRSVLMVGLGMIATSAVLLAVRPFVPTPVGKHLLGGWTMFPPTIEYVLATMGMALSLFGVGHRWIDDNPRILRHTGLLSIAKTFSRYSLTIYVLHHVVHLWPLWIYGLAMGQEPTHYWKIAMPMSMSMPLAALFLGCCYAWFRWVGSDERRGIESMMRWVCD
- a CDS encoding flavin monoamine oxidase family protein, translating into MRTRTVGIIGGGPGGLMTAYALQKAANCPVRITLFEASDRVGGKILTPQFARASVHYEAGAAEFYDYSLFDDDPLKELIAEMGLSIRAMGGPATILNGQIVSNLDDVRSHLGPRAASALSAFDRLAKDRMTPQEFYHSDHPDGSASEAIEARFDTMLAAVAEPEARRYIEQLIHSDLATEPCLTSTSYGLQNYLMNDPAYMRIYGIEGGNEQLPRALASRIDATFCLGHKVVGVAGTDDGRLRVESDHNGLRRRDEFDFVVVALPHGHLRSIEFRGDRLAAAMQKHHAYYDHPAHYLRITALFERPFWRECFTDSYWMLDRFGGCCLYDESSREPAGTHGVLGWLLGGTAAEQMSRQTDEQLIAEAIDSLPSFLAHGRDYFIEARVHRWVGAVNAMPGGAAARSLDRRHQPEPTDHPNLFVVGDYMLDSTLNGVLDSAQYVAAWLATTMLENAETLHAER